The nucleotide window gagctcgtccagccAAATCGTTTTGGTCGACGCGGCGAGAGCCCCCGGTTTCGGGGCCACGTCTCGCTTCAGCTGGATGCCCTCGACGGTGATGTCTATGGGCTCTGCGAGGCGAACATGGCCAAAGTCGTGTTGCAGTCGCCTCGGTATGTGTAGCTTCTTCTCCAGTTTGACCAGGCGCTTTTGTAGGTCATAGTGATGTATAAGGTGACAGTCGGGGTCTTGTAAACCAGCTTCGCATGTGGCGACCGCTATGTGTTTCCAATGCCTCTTCAAATGATCTGCGCTCTTCGAtgcgccgttgtcgtcgagctgTGCCATGTAGTGCTCCTCTAAGAGAGCCTTGCGCTGATACCAAGCCCCACGTCGGGCAAGGTGAAAGAGCCTTTGGTCGAGCAACTCGTTGAGCAATTCATACTCTCGAGTATGTTCCTTCCGTCGACCCAGCACGTACATGGCCTTGAGAATAATTCTTGTGTACGAGTGAGCCGGGTTGAACCTACGAAGGTACGCACCCTCGCCCATCTCGTACACAGTCCTTTCTTTAtcgtgctcctcgacgacataTGCCTGCCACCGAGGGTACACCTTGTCGAATATGTCGATGATTCTCTGAAAGCCAGCCTCGGTTGGGGGCCCGTTAAACTCTAATATGTTATCCACTTCGGCTTCTAGTCGTATTGCAGCCTCAAACTCCAGAAGATGATCTCGTGAAGCAAAGATGGTTGAGGTCCGGCAGACAATATACTCCGGAAAGTTTCTCCTCGCAATTTTGGCCAGGATGATGGTCGTGAGAGACTTCTCTGTCCACTCCGTCGACCGATAGAAAACGAGGTGGACTCGCTCGAAAAGCTTGAACACGAGAGGGGATAGGCGAATGCACGGACCGAGAATATCTAGAATCTTGTTCAGGAAGTGCTGTTCACGGTTCGAGTCCTCTCTGCGAACCTGTTTCCGGTCTAGAGCCTTGACGCTGTCCGAGTCCTCAGAGGCGTTCGAGTCGCCGCTGGTATGCCTGTTAAGTCCCAGGGACATCAATCCGGCTTGATTCTGGCTCATCCGGCAGAGGCCCTTGATGAAATCGGCCTTGTTGTGACCCTGCACCTTTGCGCTTTTCGCGAGTGCTTTCAACTCATCGAGATAGAGCAAAGAGGCGGCTTCTTCAACCGATGTCAGCTGCTCTTGAGAGGAATCCGCAAATGTGTATGTCTCCCCTAAGCTGAAGTCCTCAAGATCGAGCCCGGGTATCAGGTCGTGAGCATCTGTAGCGTCGCTTTGTGGTAGCATTCTGGGATTCTGAAGTGACTCTATGGCCGTCTCCGGGTCAGAGACGTCTGCATAATAGCCCAGGCGGCTGGTCCGAT belongs to Purpureocillium takamizusanense chromosome 1, complete sequence and includes:
- a CDS encoding Phosphodiesterase I (COG:S~EggNog:ENOG503NZPS), producing the protein MDAFVRRLPGVEKEKGNVPVASGESCLDRPAKRQKRRDEIKDSASEGSGEFSTEEDTRAQAEVREELGGDDEFARNSRATDVENVLPPTETDDTAIEEYELLKSSQMSSGAEADEAIGTTRPLWIKGRSSIYVDAFNLALDTVLEEESQLFDSKELAVFSQWKTLGYEAQYLYVRLFLRKTAAWHRTSRLGYYADVSDPETAIESLQNPRMLPQSDATDAHDLIPGLDLEDFSLGETYTFADSSQEQLTSVEEAASLLYLDELKALAKSAKVQGHNKADFIKGLCRMSQNQAGLMSLGLNRHTSGDSNASEDSDSVKALDRKQVRREDSNREQHFLNKILDILGPCIRLSPLVFKLFERVHLVFYRSTEWTEKSLTTIILAKIARRNFPEYIVCRTSTIFASRDHLLEFEAAIRLEAEVDNILEFNGPPTEAGFQRIIDIFDKVYPRWQAYVVEEHDKERTVYEMGEGAYLRRFNPAHSYTRIILKAMYVLGRRKEHTREYELLNELLDQRLFHLARRGAWYQRKALLEEHYMAQLDDNGASKSADHLKRHWKHIAVATCEAGLQDPDCHLIHHYDLQKRLVKLEKKLHIPRRLQHDFGHVRLAEPIDITVEGIQLKRDVAPKPGALAASTKTIWLDELDTDGECSVEDMCLSHFRAEGWKGYHAEGGIIRTLFAYLFYDILFLYIPNVFQTAYQTCPLDLHTDAFFPARASEINHRLVEIANGEGERLLRDVWEREHEKRTATVGLNWDFAVEDMAELVRCFEGSALAAICKVMAQEYKHRGGGVPDLLLWRPADGRAIDNHGGESTPRLSRGKSLLRDTAPGAPRGEVMFAEVKSANDRLSDTQRLWIHVLTGAGVKVALCNAVAKEVRDVV